A single genomic interval of uncultured Desulfobulbus sp. harbors:
- the xseB gene encoding exodeoxyribonuclease VII small subunit, which translates to MAKKTFENALTKLEQITEELESGDLSLEKSLEKFNEGMALLQFCNGKLDEAKTQVELLLNKNGSLEAIPFTEEESGDQNLSQ; encoded by the coding sequence ATGGCAAAAAAGACCTTTGAAAATGCACTGACCAAACTGGAACAGATCACCGAGGAACTGGAAAGCGGTGATCTGAGCCTGGAAAAAAGTCTGGAAAAATTCAACGAGGGAATGGCACTGCTTCAGTTCTGTAACGGTAAGCTCGATGAGGCCAAAACTCAAGTCGAGTTGTTGCTCAACAAAAACGGCAGCCTGGAAGCAATCCCTTTCACCGAGGAAGAGAGTGGAGATCAAAACCTATCTCAATGA
- the xerA gene encoding site-specific tyrosine recombinase/integron integrase, translating to MTSLVERFVTWLLVEKGYSPHTADGYQRDLLEFLQFSGPSLNPEALTPVVVQSFVGSLYNRNASASVARKLSALRTFFRFLKREHLLSSDPLAGVAGPKQGQHIPAFLTVDEVFALLEAPVVSDRYWRRDRALLEILYATGMRVSEVVGANIEDIDLGEEMVRVHGKGNKERIVPFGRAAREALEQYLPERHSLQLARVLRGRAADEQACFLNGQGSRLSVRSVERLIQTYAQRAGIGVTVTPHALRHSFATHLLEMGADLRTVQELLGHVSLSTTQKYTHLNLDHLSRVYDRAHPQAKMSSR from the coding sequence ATGACCAGTCTTGTCGAACGATTCGTAACCTGGCTGCTTGTGGAAAAGGGCTATTCGCCCCATACGGCCGACGGCTATCAAAGAGACCTGCTCGAGTTTCTTCAGTTTTCCGGGCCTTCGCTGAACCCGGAGGCTCTGACACCCGTGGTGGTGCAGTCCTTTGTCGGCTCGTTGTACAACCGCAACGCCAGTGCCTCGGTGGCCAGGAAACTTTCGGCCTTGCGCACCTTTTTTCGTTTTCTCAAGCGGGAACATCTGCTCAGCTCGGACCCGCTGGCCGGAGTGGCCGGGCCCAAACAGGGGCAGCATATCCCTGCCTTTCTCACCGTTGACGAGGTGTTCGCCCTGCTCGAGGCACCGGTGGTCTCCGATCGTTACTGGCGACGGGATCGAGCCCTGCTGGAGATCCTCTATGCTACCGGCATGCGGGTTTCGGAGGTGGTGGGCGCAAACATCGAGGACATTGATCTGGGGGAAGAGATGGTGCGGGTTCACGGCAAGGGCAACAAGGAGCGGATCGTCCCTTTCGGGCGTGCGGCCCGTGAAGCGCTCGAGCAGTATCTGCCCGAGCGGCACTCCCTGCAGTTGGCCCGGGTCCTCAGGGGACGTGCTGCCGATGAGCAGGCCTGCTTTCTCAATGGCCAGGGAAGTCGGCTGAGCGTGCGCAGTGTGGAGCGGCTCATTCAGACCTACGCGCAGCGGGCCGGAATCGGGGTGACGGTTACTCCCCATGCGCTGCGCCACTCCTTTGCCACCCACCTTTTGGAGATGGGGGCGGATCTGCGCACCGTTCAGGAACTGCTCGGTCATGTCAGTCTTTCCACCACCCAGAAATACACCCATCTCAACCTTGACCATCTCTCCCGGGTGTATGATCGGGCCCATCCCCAGGCAAAGATGTCCTCCCGCTGA
- the hslV gene encoding ATP-dependent protease subunit HslV, whose protein sequence is MHKPIIRSTTIVAIRHKGEVVVAGDGQVTLGSTVIKHQARKVRRLYHDKVITGFAGSTADAFTLYDRLESKLEQFNGNLMRSAVELAKDWRMDKMLRRLEAMLIAVDAKHSLLLSGTGDVIEADDSILAIGSGGPYALAAARALVAHSDLDAEAIARTSLEIAGSICIYTNSNIVVEKI, encoded by the coding sequence ATGCACAAACCAATCATTCGTTCCACCACCATTGTCGCCATTCGCCACAAGGGTGAAGTTGTGGTTGCCGGCGACGGTCAGGTGACCCTTGGCTCCACGGTCATCAAACACCAGGCGCGCAAGGTGCGTCGGCTCTACCACGACAAGGTGATCACCGGTTTCGCCGGATCCACCGCCGATGCCTTTACCCTCTATGACCGGCTGGAATCCAAGCTCGAGCAGTTCAACGGCAACCTGATGCGCTCGGCGGTTGAGTTGGCCAAGGACTGGCGGATGGACAAGATGCTACGGCGGCTGGAAGCGATGCTGATCGCGGTGGATGCAAAACATTCCCTGTTGCTTTCCGGAACCGGCGACGTGATCGAGGCCGATGATTCCATCCTTGCCATCGGTTCCGGCGGACCCTATGCCCTGGCAGCCGCCCGTGCCCTGGTCGCCCATTCCGATCTCGATGCCGAGGCCATTGCCCGCACCTCCCTGGAAATTGCCGGCTCAATTTGCATCTATACCAACTCCAACATCGTTGTCGAAAAAATATGA
- the hslU gene encoding ATP-dependent protease ATPase subunit HslU: protein MKGINSLTPRQTVAELDRYIIGQADAKRSVAIALRNRWRRQQVEPPLREEIAPKNIIMIGPTGVGKTEIARRLAQLAQSPFLKVEASKFTEVGYVGRDVESMIRDLTQLAINMVTKEEQEGVQEKAAVMAEERLLDLLLPPVGGQAGVATTPASNVIPLGYEGGDRRDESRAQTTRERFREMLRKGDLDDRMVEMSVSATGATPVVEVFSASGMEEMQSSLQDAFSKFFPKKKQTKKIKVPEALELLKREEAERLVDHESVSEKAIRRTEQSGIIFLDEIDKIAARSGAGSGSPDVSREGVQRDLLPIVEGTTVTTKYGPVKTDHILFIASGAFHMAKPSDLAPELQGRFPIRVNLHALGEEEFFRILTEPQNALIKQYQALLATEEINLIFEEEAIREMARIAVQVNQKTEDIGARRLHTVVERVLDEVSFDASDREDLTFTVTADYVRRQLDDISENQDLSRYIL, encoded by the coding sequence ATGAAAGGCATCAATTCATTAACACCCCGGCAAACCGTTGCCGAGCTCGACCGCTATATCATCGGTCAGGCAGACGCCAAACGTTCGGTGGCCATCGCCCTGCGCAACCGCTGGCGGCGTCAGCAGGTCGAGCCGCCGCTTCGGGAGGAGATCGCGCCGAAGAACATCATCATGATCGGGCCCACCGGTGTGGGTAAGACCGAGATCGCCCGTCGTCTGGCCCAGTTGGCCCAGTCGCCGTTTCTCAAGGTGGAAGCCTCCAAGTTCACCGAGGTCGGTTATGTGGGGAGGGACGTGGAATCCATGATTCGCGATCTCACCCAACTGGCGATCAACATGGTCACCAAGGAGGAGCAGGAAGGCGTCCAGGAAAAGGCGGCGGTCATGGCCGAGGAGCGCTTGCTCGATCTGCTCTTACCGCCCGTGGGGGGGCAGGCCGGAGTGGCCACCACGCCTGCCTCCAATGTGATCCCGCTTGGCTACGAAGGCGGCGATCGCCGGGATGAGAGCCGTGCCCAGACCACCCGCGAACGGTTTCGCGAGATGCTCCGCAAGGGCGATCTCGATGATCGGATGGTGGAGATGAGCGTCTCCGCAACCGGCGCTACCCCCGTGGTCGAGGTCTTTTCCGCCTCGGGAATGGAAGAAATGCAGAGTTCGCTCCAGGATGCCTTTTCCAAGTTTTTTCCCAAGAAAAAGCAGACCAAGAAGATCAAGGTGCCCGAGGCCCTCGAACTGTTGAAACGGGAGGAGGCCGAGCGACTGGTGGATCACGAGAGCGTCAGCGAGAAGGCCATTCGCCGCACCGAGCAATCCGGCATCATCTTTCTTGACGAGATCGACAAGATCGCCGCCCGCAGCGGTGCCGGCTCCGGCTCGCCCGATGTCTCACGTGAAGGCGTGCAGCGCGATTTGCTGCCGATCGTCGAGGGCACCACCGTGACCACCAAGTACGGCCCGGTCAAGACCGATCACATCCTCTTTATCGCCAGCGGCGCCTTTCACATGGCCAAGCCCTCGGATCTGGCGCCCGAGCTTCAGGGGCGTTTTCCGATCCGGGTCAACCTGCATGCATTGGGGGAGGAAGAGTTTTTCCGTATCCTCACCGAGCCGCAGAATGCGCTGATCAAGCAGTATCAGGCCCTGCTTGCCACCGAGGAGATCAATCTGATTTTCGAGGAAGAGGCTATCCGCGAGATGGCCAGAATAGCGGTTCAGGTAAACCAGAAAACCGAGGATATCGGTGCCCGTCGCCTGCATACCGTGGTCGAACGGGTGCTGGACGAGGTCTCCTTCGATGCCTCGGACCGGGAAGATCTCACCTTCACCGTCACCGCGGACTATGTCCGCCGTCAGTTGGACGATATTTCCGAGAACCAGGATTTGAGCCGATATATTCTGTAA
- a CDS encoding SAM-dependent chlorinase/fluorinase translates to MEQASPIITLTTDFGLRDTYVGQMKGALLQGCPSATLVDLTHAIPSWDVLAAALTLHTSYPYFPVGTVHLVVVDPGVGSSRRILAARGGDQFFVCPDNGILSFLLHEHRLQAVHRVEMDLAATTISPTFHGRDIMAPVAAALAGGAGLEKFGAKLAFSSLERIDLPQAEIADHRMNGQVLSIDHFGNVRTSIRLDTPLRNPAHFSAVVINEYRISTFVTHYSEAPIGALLVLIDSSGFVEVAANQASAAALIGCRPGDALSIEFE, encoded by the coding sequence ATGGAACAGGCCTCGCCCATCATCACCCTCACCACGGATTTCGGTCTGCGCGATACCTATGTGGGCCAGATGAAAGGCGCCCTGCTGCAGGGCTGCCCATCCGCGACTCTGGTCGACCTCACCCATGCGATTCCGAGTTGGGATGTCCTCGCCGCCGCGCTCACCCTGCACACCAGCTATCCCTATTTTCCCGTCGGCACGGTGCACCTCGTCGTGGTCGACCCCGGCGTCGGCAGCAGCCGCCGGATTCTCGCGGCCCGCGGCGGGGATCAGTTTTTCGTCTGCCCGGATAACGGTATCCTCAGTTTCCTCCTTCACGAACACCGCCTGCAGGCGGTGCATCGGGTGGAGATGGACCTAGCCGCAACGACGATCAGTCCGACTTTTCACGGTCGAGATATCATGGCCCCGGTTGCCGCCGCTTTGGCCGGAGGGGCGGGACTGGAAAAATTCGGAGCAAAACTTGCGTTCTCCTCCCTTGAACGGATCGATCTTCCCCAGGCGGAAATTGCTGACCACAGGATGAACGGGCAGGTGCTGTCCATCGATCACTTTGGCAATGTGCGCACCTCGATTCGTCTGGACACCCCCCTGCGCAATCCGGCACATTTTTCCGCGGTGGTGATCAACGAATATCGCATCTCCACTTTCGTGACCCATTACAGTGAGGCTCCTATCGGTGCTTTGCTCGTTCTCATCGACAGTTCCGGCTTTGTCGAGGTGGCGGCCAATCAGGCGAGTGCGGCTGCCTTGATCGGATGTCGACCCGGCGATGCATTATCTATCGAATTTGAGTAA
- a CDS encoding OmpA family protein: MKQLAKFSAIVVVSAALTSCATNQQTGTAVGAGAGAGIGAILGQAIGHNTTSTLVGASIGAAIGGIAGNQIGAYMDNQERALRQLSDASIQRDQDVLTATFKSDMFFDYDSAQLKPGAYSELNRVTGVLNQYPQTTITVEGHTDSRGSEAYNQQLSERRAEAVKTALVQQGVDPRRIDAVGYGESQPISSSDAMNRRVNIVINPIRQSNGSY; the protein is encoded by the coding sequence ATGAAACAACTGGCCAAGTTTTCGGCGATTGTCGTGGTCTCAGCAGCGTTGACCTCCTGTGCAACCAATCAACAGACAGGAACCGCTGTCGGCGCTGGTGCGGGTGCCGGAATCGGCGCCATTTTGGGACAGGCGATTGGACATAATACCACCAGTACCCTGGTCGGCGCCAGTATCGGTGCCGCCATCGGCGGTATTGCCGGAAATCAGATCGGGGCGTACATGGACAATCAGGAACGTGCCCTGCGGCAGCTTTCCGATGCTAGCATCCAGCGTGACCAGGATGTGCTGACCGCCACCTTCAAGAGCGATATGTTTTTTGATTATGACTCCGCCCAGCTGAAACCCGGTGCATACAGCGAGCTCAACCGGGTGACCGGCGTGCTCAATCAATATCCGCAGACCACGATCACCGTCGAGGGGCACACCGATTCGCGTGGATCCGAGGCGTACAATCAGCAGTTGTCCGAACGCCGCGCCGAGGCGGTGAAGACCGCCCTGGTGCAGCAGGGGGTCGATCCCCGTCGCATCGATGCCGTCGGTTATGGTGAATCCCAGCCGATCTCCTCAAGCGATGCCATGAATCGCCGGGTGAATATCGTCATCAACCCGATTCGTCAATCCAACGGATCGTATTGA
- a CDS encoding antibiotic biosynthesis monooxygenase — protein sequence MAVKILIKRKVAKELTPQLDGLLKKLRALTLNQKGYISGETFSQLDEPGVSMVISTWQSLDDWRAWTLSKERIDLQEQIDKLLGAPTKYEIFENA from the coding sequence ATGGCTGTTAAAATCTTGATCAAACGGAAAGTGGCAAAGGAACTCACCCCTCAGCTGGATGGTCTGCTGAAAAAATTGCGGGCCCTGACCCTTAACCAAAAAGGCTATATTTCCGGCGAAACATTTTCCCAGTTGGATGAACCGGGGGTCAGCATGGTCATCAGTACCTGGCAGAGTTTGGACGACTGGCGGGCATGGACCTTGAGCAAAGAGCGGATCGACTTGCAGGAGCAAATCGATAAACTGCTCGGCGCGCCGACCAAATACGAAATTTTTGAGAACGCCTGA
- the dnaE gene encoding DNA polymerase III subunit alpha: MPTPFVHLHVHSQYSMLDGAIRVGDLVDTAKEFGMEAVALTDHGAMYGALEFYEKAKKAGIKPLVGCEFYMAENGMHLHDRSAGHNFHLVALAMNETGYKNLMKLASLAQTEGFYYRPRIDRQTLYAHHEGLLILTACLKGEIPWRLSHNEEDVARARALELQKVFGDRLYFEIQENGLPEQTIANRGLMALSKELGIKLVATNDCHYLTKEESYAHEVLLCIQTGKTINDPNRFRFETNELYFKSGEEMAAQFSYCPESISNTLEVAERCDLKLDFSNHYFPIFPIEEGETLESVFSQACWDGFKKRMDHMREMGEFSDETEATYRERLEYEIGVIQEMGFSGYFLIVADFINWAKDHKIPVGPGRGSGAGSLAAFCMSITDIDPIPYGLLFERFLNVERVSMPDFDVDFCKDRRDEVIDYVRRRYGGDAHVAQIVAYGSMKARAVLRDVGRVLDIPLPVVDKIAKLVPEELKITLKKAIEKEPRLREAMKDAEVRELLTISQTLEGLSRHKSTHAAGVVVSPQPMVEYLPVCIGPNKEILTQYAMKYTEKTGLIKFDFLGLKTLTVIDRALKLIRYDLDKDVDLRKIPMDDPQTYALLCRGDSLGVFQLESDGMRELLIKMAPEQFTDLIALVALYRPGPLDSGMVDSFVETKHGRRPADYPLPQIKSVLQETYGVIVYQEQVMKISNILAGYSLGDADILRRAMGKKIPEVMETERGKFMAGAKKNNIPEDKATYIFDLMAKFAGYGFNKSHSAAYALVAYQTAYLKAHYPAQFLAALLSCDYDNTDKVVKYINECRSLKIEVLPPDINESFTDFTVINDRVRFGLAAVKNVGGAALDSIIEERETSGPYRSLSDFCSRVDSSKVNRKVIESLIKAGAFDSMNGKRAQYMAMLDQCIDRAKAIQRDRLSGQMNLFALGQPAAKQNEAVEVELPADVDEWPNLEKLAAEKETVGFFLTGHPLEGVMEDLQRAVDMEIAGVEKLRDDQMVRIGGLIASYKEHKSKKGDRMAFTTLEDMSGKMEVIVFPSTFAECSDLLLSDQPLVVLGAVQQGERGAKIIAQEVKTLGQALEKYTERAVITLRANRTSRQHMMELKELLYQHHGATPVLLTLHFDNRGEVDIQVLKDMSVRPSSDLFHKITDLCGPRSLQVLMRQPEINQRRNGNGRGNGKGNGKPAF, from the coding sequence ATGCCAACTCCCTTTGTTCACCTTCACGTCCACTCCCAGTATTCCATGCTCGACGGGGCCATCCGCGTCGGCGACCTGGTCGACACCGCCAAGGAATTCGGCATGGAGGCCGTTGCCCTCACCGACCATGGCGCAATGTACGGGGCCCTGGAGTTCTATGAAAAAGCCAAGAAGGCCGGCATCAAACCGCTGGTCGGCTGCGAATTCTACATGGCGGAAAACGGCATGCACCTGCATGACCGCAGCGCCGGGCATAACTTTCATCTCGTCGCCCTGGCCATGAATGAGACCGGCTACAAAAATCTGATGAAACTGGCCTCGCTGGCACAAACCGAGGGATTCTACTACCGGCCGCGCATCGATCGCCAAACCCTCTATGCCCACCATGAGGGTCTGCTCATCCTCACCGCCTGCCTCAAGGGGGAAATCCCCTGGCGCCTCTCCCACAACGAGGAGGACGTCGCCCGAGCACGCGCCCTGGAGTTGCAGAAAGTCTTTGGCGACCGCCTCTACTTCGAAATTCAGGAAAACGGCCTGCCGGAGCAGACCATCGCCAACAGAGGACTGATGGCACTCTCCAAGGAGTTGGGCATCAAGCTGGTGGCGACCAACGACTGCCATTACCTCACCAAGGAGGAATCCTATGCCCACGAGGTCTTGCTCTGCATCCAGACCGGCAAGACCATCAACGATCCCAACCGGTTCCGCTTCGAGACCAACGAACTCTACTTCAAATCCGGCGAGGAGATGGCAGCCCAATTCAGCTACTGTCCCGAATCGATCAGCAACACCCTGGAGGTGGCTGAGCGCTGCGACCTGAAGCTGGATTTCAGCAACCATTATTTTCCGATCTTCCCGATCGAGGAAGGGGAAACCCTGGAATCGGTCTTTTCCCAGGCATGTTGGGACGGCTTTAAAAAACGCATGGATCACATGCGGGAGATGGGCGAGTTCAGCGACGAAACCGAGGCGACCTACCGGGAGCGGCTTGAGTACGAGATCGGCGTTATCCAGGAGATGGGATTTTCCGGGTACTTCTTGATTGTGGCCGACTTTATCAACTGGGCCAAGGATCACAAAATCCCGGTCGGCCCGGGACGTGGCTCCGGAGCGGGCAGCCTGGCCGCCTTCTGCATGTCGATCACCGACATCGATCCCATCCCTTACGGCCTGCTGTTCGAGCGTTTTCTCAATGTGGAACGCGTCTCCATGCCGGACTTCGACGTCGACTTCTGCAAGGATCGGCGGGACGAGGTCATCGATTACGTCAGGCGTCGCTACGGCGGCGATGCCCATGTGGCCCAGATCGTGGCCTATGGGTCGATGAAGGCCAGAGCGGTGTTGCGCGACGTGGGCCGAGTTTTGGATATCCCCCTGCCGGTGGTGGATAAGATCGCCAAACTTGTGCCCGAAGAGCTGAAGATCACCCTCAAGAAGGCGATCGAAAAGGAACCCCGGTTGCGCGAGGCGATGAAGGATGCGGAGGTGCGGGAACTGTTGACTATTTCCCAGACCCTGGAGGGATTGTCCCGCCACAAGTCGACCCACGCCGCCGGTGTGGTGGTCTCGCCCCAACCCATGGTCGAGTATCTGCCGGTCTGCATCGGGCCCAACAAGGAGATTCTGACCCAGTACGCGATGAAGTACACCGAGAAGACCGGGCTGATCAAGTTCGACTTTCTCGGCCTCAAGACCCTGACCGTGATTGACCGGGCCTTGAAACTCATCCGCTACGATCTGGACAAGGACGTGGACCTGCGCAAGATCCCGATGGATGACCCCCAAACCTATGCCCTGCTCTGCCGCGGCGACTCCCTGGGCGTATTTCAGCTGGAAAGCGACGGCATGCGCGAACTGTTGATCAAGATGGCGCCCGAACAGTTCACCGACCTGATCGCCCTGGTGGCCCTGTATCGTCCGGGCCCATTGGACTCGGGTATGGTGGACAGCTTTGTCGAGACCAAGCATGGCCGCAGGCCCGCCGATTACCCGCTGCCTCAGATCAAATCTGTGCTCCAGGAGACCTACGGGGTTATCGTCTACCAGGAGCAGGTCATGAAGATATCCAACATCCTCGCGGGTTACAGCCTGGGCGATGCGGATATTCTCCGCCGGGCCATGGGCAAGAAGATTCCCGAGGTCATGGAGACCGAACGCGGCAAATTCATGGCCGGGGCCAAGAAAAACAACATCCCCGAGGACAAGGCCACCTATATCTTTGACCTGATGGCCAAGTTTGCCGGGTACGGCTTCAACAAATCGCACTCCGCGGCCTATGCCCTGGTGGCCTATCAGACCGCCTACCTCAAGGCCCACTATCCGGCCCAGTTCCTCGCTGCCCTGCTCTCCTGCGACTACGACAACACCGACAAGGTGGTCAAGTACATCAACGAGTGCCGCAGCCTCAAAATCGAGGTCCTGCCCCCGGACATCAACGAATCCTTCACCGATTTCACGGTCATCAACGACCGGGTTCGCTTCGGTCTGGCTGCGGTGAAAAACGTGGGCGGCGCTGCCCTGGACTCGATCATCGAGGAGCGTGAGACCAGCGGCCCCTACCGGTCCTTGAGTGATTTCTGCAGCCGGGTCGACAGCTCCAAGGTCAACCGCAAGGTCATTGAAAGCCTGATCAAGGCCGGGGCCTTTGACTCGATGAACGGCAAGCGCGCGCAGTACATGGCCATGCTGGACCAGTGTATCGATCGAGCCAAGGCGATCCAGCGTGACCGGCTCAGCGGCCAGATGAACCTGTTTGCCCTGGGCCAGCCCGCGGCCAAACAGAACGAGGCCGTGGAGGTTGAACTGCCCGCCGATGTGGATGAATGGCCCAACCTGGAGAAACTGGCAGCGGAAAAGGAAACCGTGGGCTTTTTCCTCACCGGTCATCCCCTTGAGGGGGTGATGGAAGATCTGCAGCGGGCGGTGGACATGGAAATAGCCGGGGTGGAAAAACTGCGCGACGATCAGATGGTGCGTATAGGCGGGCTCATTGCCAGCTACAAGGAGCATAAATCGAAAAAGGGTGATCGCATGGCCTTCACCACCCTGGAGGATATGAGCGGCAAGATGGAGGTGATCGTCTTTCCTTCGACCTTTGCCGAATGTTCCGATCTGCTGCTCAGCGACCAGCCGCTGGTGGTATTGGGGGCGGTGCAACAGGGAGAGCGGGGGGCCAAGATCATCGCCCAGGAGGTGAAAACCCTGGGACAGGCCCTGGAAAAATACACGGAACGAGCGGTGATCACCCTGCGGGCAAACCGTACCTCGCGCCAGCATATGATGGAGCTCAAGGAGCTTTTGTATCAGCACCACGGTGCCACACCGGTGCTGCTGACTCTCCATTTCGACAACCGCGGCGAGGTGGATATCCAGGTGCTCAAGGATATGAGCGTTCGCCCGTCATCGGACCTTTTCCATAAGATCACCGACCTCTGCGGGCCTCGCTCGCTCCAAGTCCTGATGCGCCAACCTGAGATCAATCAGCGCCGTAACGGTAATGGCCGGGGCAACGGCAAGGGAAACGGTAAGCCTGCTTTCTGA
- a CDS encoding cyclopropane-fatty-acyl-phospholipid synthase family protein: MINKTLDRRYLDAARRIFAHLAERADANICIRLWDGSYIPLGDNASEQWHISIHGPEVLSTILRKPTLENFLRQYATGKIDFNGGNLIDFYEMLRKRGARTVGVPSSQIKKRLNKWYLLRQALPFLFAKKSKIELSHQFRGNESGRVQSARDEKSFIQFHYDISNELYGLFLDPEMQYSCGYFTSWDQGLEQAQQNKLDMICRKLRLQPGDRFLDIGCGWGGLLCHAVQRFQVIGHGVTLSQKQYDFAQEKIKRLGLTDRITIELRDYRELSGEFDKIASIGMYEHIGIANYTTYFNKMKSLLRDRGIFLNHGITRRAKHSPKKFARITPGRKFILKYIFPGSELDHIGHTLSTIEACGFEVHDVEAWREHYARTTRLWCQRLETHKERAVELIGEECYRMWLAYLAGVSLAFQDGSLCIFQTVATKHQQKGPSEMPPTRRYLYT, translated from the coding sequence ATGATCAACAAAACTCTGGACAGAAGATACCTTGATGCTGCTCGACGAATATTTGCACATCTTGCAGAAAGAGCAGATGCCAATATTTGCATACGTTTATGGGATGGTTCTTACATTCCTCTGGGAGATAATGCTTCGGAGCAATGGCATATATCCATACATGGCCCTGAGGTATTGAGTACGATTTTACGAAAACCCACTTTGGAAAACTTTCTCCGCCAATATGCCACCGGAAAAATTGATTTTAATGGCGGCAATCTGATTGATTTCTATGAAATGCTTCGCAAACGCGGTGCAAGAACAGTCGGAGTACCTTCCAGCCAGATCAAAAAACGACTCAACAAATGGTATCTGCTCAGACAGGCCCTTCCGTTTTTATTTGCCAAGAAAAGCAAGATCGAACTTAGTCACCAATTTCGAGGAAACGAAAGCGGACGAGTTCAATCTGCACGAGATGAAAAGTCTTTTATTCAGTTCCATTACGACATCTCCAATGAGTTATACGGACTCTTCCTTGACCCTGAAATGCAGTATTCGTGTGGGTATTTCACCTCCTGGGACCAGGGGCTGGAACAGGCGCAACAGAATAAACTCGACATGATTTGCCGTAAACTCCGGCTTCAGCCGGGAGACCGCTTTTTGGATATCGGCTGCGGATGGGGCGGTTTGCTGTGCCACGCAGTGCAGCGATTTCAAGTTATTGGCCATGGAGTGACGCTCTCTCAGAAACAATACGATTTTGCACAAGAAAAAATAAAACGACTCGGTTTGACGGATCGGATCACTATCGAACTTCGCGATTACCGTGAGCTGTCCGGAGAGTTTGACAAAATTGCCAGCATCGGGATGTATGAACATATCGGCATTGCCAACTACACAACGTATTTCAATAAAATGAAGTCTCTCCTGCGTGATCGTGGCATATTCCTCAATCATGGCATTACGCGACGGGCAAAGCATAGCCCCAAAAAATTTGCCCGTATTACACCAGGAAGAAAATTTATTTTGAAATATATTTTTCCAGGATCCGAATTGGATCATATCGGGCATACCCTCTCTACAATCGAAGCCTGTGGTTTTGAAGTGCATGACGTTGAAGCATGGCGGGAACATTATGCACGGACGACCAGATTATGGTGCCAACGCCTCGAAACACATAAAGAGCGGGCGGTTGAGTTGATCGGAGAGGAGTGCTACAGGATGTGGTTAGCCTACCTTGCGGGCGTTTCCTTGGCCTTCCAAGATGGTTCGCTCTGTATATTTCAGACCGTTGCCACCAAGCACCAGCAGAAGGGGCCGTCCGAAATGCCGCCCACCAGGAGATACCTCTATACATGA